The genomic segment TCGGCCTCGTCGCGCTGCTGCGCCTTGGGGAGGTGCAGGGGGCGGACGTCGCCACGAGCGTCGCGACGCCGTACGGCGCGGCGGTGCAGGCGCGCGACTACCTCGCGTCGATCCCACCGCGCGCGACGCTGTGGCTCCAGACGCTGCCGTTCGTGCTTTTGCTGCAGGGCCCGCTGGCGTTCGCGGCGTTCCTCGTCGGCCTCCGCGCCGCCCGCACGCACCTGCTGGCGGGGCGCGGCGAGGCGGTCGCGGTCCGCCGGTGGCTCGTGTGGGGGTTCGGCGTGGGGCTGCCGCTGCAGCTGGCGTCGGCGGGGGTCTGGCTGGCGAACGAGACGTCGGCGGGGCGGCTCGAGTCGGTCGCGTTGGGCAGCACCTTCGCGGGCTTCCTGACGGCGCCGCTCTTGTCGGCGGGGTACGTCGCGGCGGTCGTCGCGCTGCTCCGCACGCGCCCCGCGTGGGTCGCCTGGTGGGCGCCCGCGGGACGCATGGCGCTCACGACGTACCTCAGCCAGTCGGTCGTCCTGAGCCTGCTGTTCTCCGGGTGGGGGGCCGGCCTCTACGGCCGGACCCCCTACGCCGCGGCGGTGGCGATCTCGGTCGGGGTCGCCGTCGGCCTGTCGCTCGCCGCGGCCGCGCTCGGCCGCGTCACGGCGAAGGGCCCGATGGAGCGGGCGCTCGGGATCCTGGCGCGCCGGTTGGCGTTCGGGCGTCCGGCGCCCACCCCCTGAGCGCGGCGCGCGACCGGCCGCTCGGTGGGCGCCGGAACGGGGGGCGTCCAGATGGCCGTCCGCCGCGCGGACCTGCGGTATGAGTGGAGGTCGTGGTTGGGGACGTGCCGTGGAACGCGCTCGGGTCGGTCCTCCGTCGAGGCCCCGAGGAACGCGAGGCGCGACGGACGCTGTACCCCCTGCAGTGGCACGTGTTCGGCCTGCTGCTGATCTACACGCTGGTGGTGGGCCCCGTCGCACGGTTCGAGGCCTCCTGGTGGTTGGCGGGCCGGCTCGGGGCGCTGCACCCGCTCCTCCCGACCGCCTTCGTCACCTTCTTCGTCCTCGTCGCCGCGACCTACCTGGCGCGCCTCCGCAGCGAGCGCGACACGTCGTGGGAGCACGCCCTGCGGCACGCGGCGGTCGCGACCATCGTCCTCGTGCCCGCCCTCGTCGCCGCGCTCAACCAGCGGGGCGACGGGGCGATGCTGGCGTTCGCCGTCACGACGTTCGCCCTCCCGGTGCTCGTGTACGTCCGGCCCGTCGTCGTCGGCACGTGGCTCGTGCTCGCGACGACGCTCGTCGTCGGGGCGGCGTTCGCCTGGCAGGGCGACCCCGACGTCCGCGCCACCGTCCTCACGAACGCCGTGGGCGCCGCCGGCTTCGCGGGCCTCCTGTACGCCCTCGTCGACCGGTTCCGGCTCCGCGCCCTGGAGCGCGACATCGAGATGCGCGCCCTCGGGCGGCTGCGGGACACGCTCTTCCACGCCATCGATCACGACCTGAAGACCCCGCTGCTGGCCGTCCGGCACGTGAGTCGGACGCTTCGCGACGGCGACGGCCTCGAGCCCGAGGACGCATCCCGGCTCGCGCAGCGGCTCGAGCGCTCCACGAACGACGTGGCGCACGTCCTGAGCAACCTCACGGCGATCGGGGCGCCCCCGACGCCGGACGCGACGTCGGACGGCGCCCTGTGCGACGTCGAGGCGGCGGTGACCGAGGCGATCGCCTTCGTCGCCGCCGACGCGGCGGAGAAGGGCGTCCCCCTCGACGTGTCGGTGGGGGAGGTGGACGCCCTCGCGGCCTGCCGGCACGACACGTTGGTCGCGATCCTCCGCAACGTGGTGGGGAACGCCGTCAAGTTCACGCCCGGCGGGCGGCGCGTCGCCGTCACCGCGACGCTCGGGCCGGAGGTCGTCCACGTCCTCGTGGAGGACGAGGGCGTCGGGATGCCCCCCGGCGTGCTGCGTCGGGTCCGGGCGGGGGAGGTCGTGCGCGGGGCGCACGGCACGGCGGGCGAGGGGGGGAGCGGCGTCGGGCTGCTCGTCGCGCGCGCGCTGGCGGCGACGATCCCCGCCCCCCTGACGCTCGCGAACCGCGAGGGGGGCGGCGTGCGCGCGACGCTCGACGTCCCCCGCTACCGCCCTCCGCGCCGACCGCCCGGAGCGTAGGCGTCCTCCGACGCGACGCCGCCCCGCGCGTGCGTCATGCTCGCGGCGTGGAGTCCACGTGATTCACGTCGCCATCGTCGACGACCACGCCGTCGTCCGCGCGGGCCTGGAGGCCGTCCTCGCGCGCGCGGACGACGTCCGCGTGGCGGGCGTCTACGCCGACGGCGCGGCGTTCCTCGACGGTCTCGCGCAGCTCGAACGGCTGGACGTCGTGCTGCTGGACGTGTCCATGCCCGGACGCGACGGGTTCGACGTCCTCCGCCGCCTCCGGGAGCGGCGCGTCCCGCCCGCCGTCGTGCTGCTGACGATGCACGCGGCGAGGACGCACGCGCGGCACGCCCACGACCTCGGCGCGCAGGGGTACCTCACGAAGGACGCCTCCGACGTCCGCATCGTCCACGCGGTCCGGACGGTCGCCTGGGGCGGGACGGCGTTCGAGGACGCGGACCTGGACGAGGGGGCGGGGGGTGGTGCGAGCGCCGGCGATCCGGCCGGAGGGCGCGCCCCGGCGCCGGAGGGCTTCGCGGCGTTGTCCGAGCAGGAGATGCGCGTCATGCGCCTCACCTACCTCGGTCTCGGCACGACCGAGGTGGCGCGCGACCTGGGGTTGTCCCCGAAGACGGTGTCGACCTACAAGACCCGCATCATGGCGAAGCTGGGCGTCGCGAACCTCATCGAACTCATCCGTTACGCCGAGGCGGTGGGGTTCCGTGTCGACTGACGCCCCGCTCCGCAGCGCCCGGTCGTGGGGCGCGGCGCTCGCCCTGATGGTGGGGCTGGCGGCCTGCGCGCCCGGCGACGCGGCGGCGCCGTCCACGCCCCCCGCGCCCCCGTCCTCCCCGCCGACGACCGACCGCGAGACCGGCCAACCGTGGCGCTGGACGGGGTACGAGACGTTCCCGTCCCTCTACTTCGCCGCGGAGCCCGAGGGGCCGTACACGGACGAACAACTCGCCAAGATCCGGCGGTTCGAGCTCGCCATCGTCGAGTTCCGCGCGGGGCAGTTCCTCGAGGAGTTCACGACCGGCCTGTGGGCCGGGGGGGACCTCGGGGGGTTCATGGACGCGGAGGCGCGCCGCATCCAGGCGGACGGCGGCCCCCCGACCCTCGTGTACCGCAGCGGCATGTGGGCGGGCAGCATGTTCGCCCCGCAGCGCGACCTCCTGGAGCGCCAGGCGTTGTTCCTGCCCGACGCGCGCGGCTGTCCGGGGTTCATCGACTACCCCCTCGACGTCGGCGAGACCGGCGCCACGACCGGCCTCGCGTACTGCCGGTGGGACGTCCGCCGCGCCGACGCGCGGCGCGCCTTCCTGGACGTCGTCGAGCGGGCCGCCCGCGGGCCCGCGCAGGGGGTGTTCTTCGACAACGGACACTCCGTCCCCTGCGACGAAGGCCAGCAGCTCAGTCGCCTGACGCCCGACGAACGCCGCGCGTTCCTCGACGCGCAGACCGACCTGTACGCCGACGCGTTCGCGCGGCTCGAGGCGCGCGGGCGCTACCCCGTCCTCTCGACCCCCATGGGGTTCGCGGCGGACGCGGGGCAGGTCCCCTGGGAGAACGCCTGCCCGCGCGGGCTGGACGACGTCGTCGCGGGGCTCGGGGACGTGCCGTTCGCGCGGAACGACGAGTTCTGGATGTGGAACCTCGGCGAGCAGGCCGCGCGACAGATCCGCACCACCCTCGAGGCGACCCGGCGGGGGATCCCCACGATCGTGCACATGCCCTACTTCCCCGAGGACGACGGGTGCGCAGGGGGCTGCTACGGGCGGGACGGCACCCGCATCCGCTTCGACGAGGCGGCGTTCCTGGAGTTCGGGATGGCCGCCTTCCTCGTTGCGACCGGCCCGGGCAGCTACTTCGGCTTCTCCGACATGCAGACCGACCCCGAGGGTGGCGGCTGGTTCGACGTCAGCTGGCCGTACTACGACGCGTACGACCGGGTCGTCACCGGTCGTCCCCTCGGGGAGGCGGTCGTCTCGAACGACGGCATGACGTTCACCCGCCGCTTCGAGCGCGGCACCGTCCGCGTGAACGTCGCGGACGGCACGTACGCTCTGGATCTGGAGGTCCCCGACCCGTGAATCACGCCCCCCGCCCCCTCCGCACCCCCCCGCGTCCGCCGGGCGAACCCCGCCCCGCGGCCCGCCGTGCCCCCCTCCTGGCCGCCCTCGCGCTCGTCGGGGGGCTGGTCGCCTGCAGCCCGAGCGCCGGCGCGTCCCAGCCCGCCCCGCCGGTCGCGGAACGCCCCGACGGGATCGTGCCCGCCGACGAGCCCGCCGGGCTGCGCGAGGACGGCACCGGCGCCTTCCGGACGCACTGCCTCGAGACGCACGTCGCCTTCGACGACCCCCTCGTGCACCCCGGCGAGCCCGGCGCGGCGCACGAGCACGTGTTCCTCGGTAACCCCGACGTCGACGCCTACACGACGCAGGCGTCGCTGTTCGAGACGACCGAGACCCGCTGCGACGGCGGCACCCTCAACCGCTCCGCCTACTGGATGCCGACCCTGTACGACGCCGACGGCGACCGCATCCGCTTCGTCGATCCGTTGATCTACTACAAGACCGGCTACCACCTGGACCCCACCTCGATCGTCGCGCCCCCCGCCGGCCTGCAGATGATCGCCGGGAACGCCATGGCGACCGCGCCGCAGGACGTCGCCGTCACGAAGTTCCGGTGCAACGCCTGGACGCCCGACGCCCCGCAGTTCAGCGACGGGGACCCCCTCGACCACGTCCCCACCCTCCCCGACTGCGAGGTGGGCGACATCCTCGAGATCCGCCTGGTGTTCCCGCAGTGCTGGGACGGCGAGCACCTCACGAGCGACGACCTGCAGTCCCACATGGCGTACCCGAGCGAAGCGACCGCGCCCGTCCCCGGGACGGGGTCGTGCCCCGCCAGCCACCCGATCGCCATCCCCGAGATCTCCTACAACCTCGGCATCTACGTCACCGACGAGACCGGCCCGTCCAGCGAGTGGCGGTTCGTGACCGACCCCGCCGGCGCCCCCGGGGGCACGACGCTGCACGGGGACTGGATGAACGGGTGGGACGAGGACGTCATGGAGACGATCGTGGGGCGCTGCCTGCACGAGGCCCGCGAGTGCATGGTGGGACTCCTGGGGGACGGCACGATGCTGCGCCCCGTTCCGCTGGACTGAGCGGCGCCGCAGACGGCCGCGTCGCAGCTCCGTCCGGCGCGGTCCGGGGGACGTGTCGGACGATGCCGACGTGACCCGCCTGCGGGGGCGCGCGTAGCCTCTCTCCGTCCGTTCCCGCCCCCACGCCCCCGCCGCCGGACCGGCCCGAACCCCGGCGGACGCACGAGGAGCGAAACGATGCACAAACCCGCATGGATCATCCTCATCCTCGGGGCGGCCCTCGGCGCCCTCGCGCTCGGAGGCTGCGCCGCGACCGGCGCGTCGACCGCCCCCGGTCCGACGCCTCCCCCCACGTCGCCCTCCGTCCCCGACGGGAGCCCCACGATCCACGTCGACGGGACGCGCGACGTCGACGACGCCGTCCTCGACGCCGTTCAGGACACCCTCGCGCTCGCCGAGGCCGAATGGGGCCTCGGGTGGAACGTCGATTACTACGTGATCGGGGCCGACGCCGCCGCCGCGCAGGCGTTCCTCGAGGGCACGTACTGCCCGCGGGGCGTGGAGCAGGGACGCTACGCCGACGTCGCCGCCTGCCTCGAACGCAACCCCAAGGAGAAGGTCGACGTGGGAACGGGCGCCCCCCGCTACGTCGGCCTGATGGAGTACCACCAGTACAGCCTCGATCCCGGCAGCAGCGCCGCGCGGACGGGGGAGGCCCCGATGCACGTGTTCTTCCACTCGCTCCCGCCCGGCCTTGCGGGCGTGGACCCGGACGTCCCCGCCGACGACGACCTGGCGGTCGTCCTGCACGAGTTCTGGAGCACGGTGCAGGTCGAACACACGGGCGAGACGACCGAGGCGGCCGCCCAACCGAAGATGGGGCCGGTGTGGTTCGTGGAGGGGGCGCAGGAGTACATGGGGCAGCGCCTCCGGTCCGACCTGCGCGCCGCGGGGACGCTCCCCGACGACGTTGGGAACGCCGACCTGACGTACGGGTTCCGCGACGCGATGGAACGCGTCGCCACCCGCATCGACGGGAACGCCGCCTGTCACGACCGGCGCCTGACGGAGTTCGTGGCGTACGGCGGCGAATGCGGGTTCTACGGCATCGACCTGGGGACGTGGGCCATGGCGTACATGCATTCCCTTCCGGGCGTGGCCGACGACGCGATGACGGAGACGCTGCAACCGGCCGTCGCGAGCGACGGGTGGAAGGCGGCCTTCGAGACCACCGTCGGCATGACGCTCGCGGCGTTCGAGACGCGGTTCCACGCGTTCCTGGACCAGCCGCTGGAGGCGCAACTCGCGATCCTCCCCGCGGCGTCCGACCCGCCCGCGGGCGGGCGTCCGGAGGGGGTCGTCCCGGCCGACGACGTCGCGGAGCGACGCGAGGACGGCACCGGCGCCTTCCGGACGCACTGCCTCGAGACGCACGTCGCCTTCGACGACCCCCTCGTGCACCCCGGCGAGCCCGGCGCGGCGCACGAGCACGTGTTCCTCGGGAACCCCGACGTCGACGCCTTCACGACCGCCGACACCCTGCTGGACGCCGCCGAGACGCGGTGCGACGGCGGCACCGCCAACCGCTCCGGCTACTGGGTGCCCGCCCTCTACGACGCCGACGGCGACCGCATGCCGTACGTCGAACCGTTGATCTACTACAAGACCGGCTACCACCTGGACCCCGCGACGCTGGTCCCGCCCCCCGCCGGCCTGCGGATGATCGCCGGGAACGCCATGGCGACGGCGCCGCAGGACACGGCCGTCACGAAGTTCCGCTGTTCAAACTGGTCGACGGACGCGCCGCAGTTCGACCCGGGTGACCCCCTCGATCACGTCCCCACCCTCCCCGACTGCGAGGTGGGCGACATCCTCGAGATCCGCCTGGTGTTCCCGCAGTGCTGGGACGGCGAGCACCTCACGAGCGACGACCTGCAGTCCCACATGGCGTACCCGAGCGAAGCGACCGCGCCCGTGCCCGGGACGGGGTCGTGCCCCGCCAGCCACCCCGTCGCGATCCCCGAGATCTCGTACAACTTCGAGATGTTCGTTACCGACGAGACCGGCCCGTCCAGCGAGTGGCGGTTCGTGACCGATCCCCCCGGCGCTGCCGGCGGCACCACCTTCCACGGCGACTGGATGAACGGCTGGAACGAGACGGTCATGACGACCCTCGTCGAGCGCTGCCTGAACGACGCGCGCGATTGCGATACCGGGCTGCTCGGCGACGGGACGCGCCTCGAGCCGGTCCCCTTCGACTGACGGGTCGTTCCCGCGGCGGACGGACGCCGATGCCCTCCCCGCCGTCTGGCGACGGGGCCGTGGAGCGTCGGCCCACGGGCGTCGTGCGCAACCGGGTCGACGAGCCCCGACGGTCGTCGTGAGGTGCGTTCCGGGGGCTGTACGTTCGGCGCCGGGACGCACGGTCCGTCGGCCGTGGAGACCGACGCGTCGTCGTGCCTCGGTCGCCCCACGACCATGATGGCGTCCGGAGCTGTCCGGGTCGCGTCGCGGGTCCGTCGTCGGTACGGCCATCGTTTCCGTAACCAAGGCCGACCGGTCTCCGCCGATGTCCATCGATGCGTGGGGCCGCCCGACCGTGGCGCGGGCCCCCGCCCGATGGGTGAGCCGGGTCGGGACGTCTCGGCCGGAAGGGCTCAGCGCTCGGCATCGCGCCGCGCCGCGGCGTGCGCATCGCTTCGGCCGAGTGCGATAAAATGTACTATCTAAGTGTGCAACCTAGCCGCTCGTATGGCGGTACACCTCGCAGCTTTTCATGGAAGGTCGTGACCCATGGTCGGACGAACGATCGTTTTCATCCTCCTTGCCCTCCTCGGCACGTCCGTCGTCTCCGGGTGCGGCTCCGGTGGCGGCGACGCATCGCAGCCGGTTCCCGCTCCGGCTCCCGGACCGTCCACGGGCACGATCGCAGGGGACGTCGAGCTGCGCGCGTCGGTCCGTTCGACGGCGGGCAGCGCGGGCCAAGGGTTGACGTCCGCAGGTCCGATGGAGGGGCTGGGCGACCCGGGCGACGCGGAGTTCGTGCCTGGCGACGTCATCGTCGGGTACGAGGAGGGCGCGTCCGTACAGTCGCTCGCGACGCTGGACGTGGAGGGCGCCGACCTGGAGATGGTCCGGGCCTTGTCGCCGATCGCTGCCGGCGTGCTCCGCGACCCCTCGTTGTCGGAGGACGAGACGTTGGCGGTCGTTGCCGAGCTCGCCGCCCGGCCGGGGGTGCGCTACGCCCACCCGAACTACCTTTACACCGCGGCCGCGACGCCGAACGACCCGATTTACCTGGATGGGCGTCAGTGGCATTACGATGCGATCGGTCTCCCCGAAGCCTGGGACGTGACACAGGGATCGGATGGTATCAACGTCGGCATCGTCGATTCGGGGATCGTGTACCTCGAGGGCGAGCCCAGCGTCTCCCACCCGGACCTCGCGGGGAAGGTCCACCCCGGGTACGACTTCGTCAGCGACGTCCGTTCGTCGGGTGATGGGAACGGACGCGATCCGTTGCCGTACGACTGGAGTCCGGACTCGTCGCACGGGACGCACGTCGCCGGTACGGTCGCGGCCGCGACCGACAACGGCCGTGGCGTGGCCGGCGTGGACTGGAACGCCAGGATCGTGCCGGTGAGGGTAATGGGTGCGAACGGTTTCGGAAACATCGTCGACATCGTCGACGGCACCCTTTGGGCGGCTGGACTCTCGGTGTCGGGCGTCCCGGACAACGAGAATCCGGCCCACGTCCTCAACCTCAGTTTGGGTGGGGGGCCGGCATGTCCAGGCCTATCTCAGGATGCGTTCGACGCGATTCGGTCTGCGTCCCCGAATCAGGCGGTCGTGGTCGTGGCCGCAGGAAACGAAGCGCAGGACGCGCGAAACGTGAGTCCGGCAAGTTGCCGCAACGTCATCACGGTCGGTGCGACGGGCTACGACGACACGAGGGCGCCCTACTCGAACTACGGTGCGAGGATCGACGTCATGGCGCCAGGGGGCGACGTCTCCCGTGACCTCGACCGCAACGGGTTCCCCGATGGAGTCATGAGCACCGACTTCGGGCCGGGGCGGACGGCGGAAGGGTACGAGTACTCTCAGGGAACGTCCATGGCGGCGCCTCACGTGGCGGGCGTGGTGTCGCTGATGAAGGGGTTGGACCCGGAGTTGTCGTTCGACGAAGCGTTGTTCGCGCTGACGGGTACGGCCGAACCGCTCGCGCCTGGTGCGTGCGCGCCGTACGCCGACGCAGCGTGCGGGGCGGGGCTCGTGAACGCCCCCAGCGCACTGCGAGCCGTGCGCGACGGCGCGATCCCCACGCCCGAGGTCGGAACGTTGTCGTTCGAGCCGGCCACGATCGACCTCGGGGCGTTCGACGGTGTGCGTGCCGTCACACTGCGGAATGGCGGCTCGACCGCCCTGACCTGGGAAGCTAGACGGTTCTTCGCGTCGCCCGACAACCCTGCGGACCTCCTGGACTTCACGATCGAGATGGACCGATTGCAGGGCCAAGTGCCTGCCGGCGGGACGCAACGCGTGCAGCTCAGCGTCAATCGGAATCTCGTCACCGTTCCCGGCTACTACGAGTTCGCTGTGGAGTTCGTTGCCAACGGGGAGGCGGTCTTCCTGCCCGGAAGTTTCCTGACGTCCGACGCGAGTGCACCGACGCTCACGGGTCCGATGGTCGTGGCCGCGTTCCTCGATACGGGAGGCGATGAGCCCGAGGTCAGCGGATCGCAAGAGGATCCCGGGGTGCTGACGCGATACCGATTCGACGTCAAACCTGGAGACAACACCGTCATCGCATGGTCGGACGAGAACGGCAACGTCGAAATCGACGAGGGCGACTTCCTTGGAACGTATCCCGAGATCGTTCCCGTCGGCGAAGGGGAGGTCCGGACGTCGATCGACCTGACGTTGGACCCGGTCGTTCCCACCGGCGTCGTGGGAGCGGCGCAGGGGTCTCCGACGGATGCGCTGAAGCATGTGCTCGAGGAGATGCGGTCGCGAGACTAGCGTCGGAATCGAAGCTCGCTCATCCGCCCCCGCCAGGCGTGGAACCTCCTTGGGGGAGACGGCCGAGACGCGTGCGGCGCCCGTTCGCGGGGTCCGCTGGGTGGATCGAGCTTCCGGGAGACGACCGGCCGCGCGGTCCCGCCGTCGGTCGTGGGGGTCATGACGCCCCTAGGCCGCCGTAGGTACCCTGTTTCCATCAATCGAATCGAGAAAGGGAGGTGCGCGATGTCCACGAACGTGCAAGCCGCCGTCGCCCGCAAGGTGGGGGGACCCCTGTCGATCGAGACGCTCCAGCTCGACGAGCTCCGTCCGGACGAGGCCCGCGTCCGCCTCGTCGCGTCGGGGGTGTGCCACACCGACGCGATCGTGCGCGACGGCGTGTACCCCACCCCCCAACCCGCGGTCCTCGGGCACGAGGGGGCGGGGGTCGTCGAGGCGGTCGGCGACGCCGTCCAGGCGGTCCGGCCCGGGGATCACGTCATCCTCTCCACCGCGCACTGCGGTCACTGCGACAGCTGCAAGGGGGGCGACCCGATGTACTGCGACGTCCTCGGCCCGATGAACTTCGGTGGGCGGCGCCTCGCCGACGGCAGCACCGCCCTCCATACCGAGGACGGGGAGGAGGTCTCCTCGCACTTCTTCGGTCAGTCGTCGTTCGCGACGTACGCCAACGTCTCCGAATCCTCCCTGGTGCCGGTCCCCGACGACGTGCCGCTCGAGTCGGTGGCGTTCTTCGGGTGCGGCATGCAGACCGGTGCGGGCGCGATCCTGAACGAACTGAAGCCGGAGGCGGGCTCGTCCGTCGCGGTGTCGGGCTCCGGTGCGGTCGGCCTCGCCGCGGTGATGGCGGCCCGCGTGGCGGGGGCGACGACCATCATCGCCACCGACCTGCACGACGAACGCCTCGAGCTCGCCCGCGAGCTCGGCGCGACGCACGCCATCAATCCGTCGAAGGTGGACGTCGTCGAGGAGATGAAGGCCATCACCGGCGGTCGCGGCGTCCAGTACGTCCTCGATACGACCGCCGTACCGGCGGTCCTGCAGCAGTTGGCGGACGCCCTGTCGGTCCGCGGCACGTTGGCGCTCGTCGGTGCGGCGGAGGCGGGCACCGAAGTGCCGTTCGAGA from the Trueperaceae bacterium genome contains:
- a CDS encoding DUF1996 domain-containing protein, which produces MNHAPRPLRTPPRPPGEPRPAARRAPLLAALALVGGLVACSPSAGASQPAPPVAERPDGIVPADEPAGLREDGTGAFRTHCLETHVAFDDPLVHPGEPGAAHEHVFLGNPDVDAYTTQASLFETTETRCDGGTLNRSAYWMPTLYDADGDRIRFVDPLIYYKTGYHLDPTSIVAPPAGLQMIAGNAMATAPQDVAVTKFRCNAWTPDAPQFSDGDPLDHVPTLPDCEVGDILEIRLVFPQCWDGEHLTSDDLQSHMAYPSEATAPVPGTGSCPASHPIAIPEISYNLGIYVTDETGPSSEWRFVTDPAGAPGGTTLHGDWMNGWDEDVMETIVGRCLHEARECMVGLLGDGTMLRPVPLD
- a CDS encoding HAMP domain-containing sensor histidine kinase, coding for MPWNALGSVLRRGPEEREARRTLYPLQWHVFGLLLIYTLVVGPVARFEASWWLAGRLGALHPLLPTAFVTFFVLVAATYLARLRSERDTSWEHALRHAAVATIVLVPALVAALNQRGDGAMLAFAVTTFALPVLVYVRPVVVGTWLVLATTLVVGAAFAWQGDPDVRATVLTNAVGAAGFAGLLYALVDRFRLRALERDIEMRALGRLRDTLFHAIDHDLKTPLLAVRHVSRTLRDGDGLEPEDASRLAQRLERSTNDVAHVLSNLTAIGAPPTPDATSDGALCDVEAAVTEAIAFVAADAAEKGVPLDVSVGEVDALAACRHDTLVAILRNVVGNAVKFTPGGRRVAVTATLGPEVVHVLVEDEGVGMPPGVLRRVRAGEVVRGAHGTAGEGGSGVGLLVARALAATIPAPLTLANREGGGVRATLDVPRYRPPRRPPGA
- a CDS encoding NAD(P)-dependent alcohol dehydrogenase; protein product: MSTNVQAAVARKVGGPLSIETLQLDELRPDEARVRLVASGVCHTDAIVRDGVYPTPQPAVLGHEGAGVVEAVGDAVQAVRPGDHVILSTAHCGHCDSCKGGDPMYCDVLGPMNFGGRRLADGSTALHTEDGEEVSSHFFGQSSFATYANVSESSLVPVPDDVPLESVAFFGCGMQTGAGAILNELKPEAGSSVAVSGSGAVGLAAVMAARVAGATTIIATDLHDERLELARELGATHAINPSKVDVVEEMKAITGGRGVQYVLDTTAVPAVLQQLADALSVRGTLALVGAAEAGTEVPFEIGGSLLKGWTFKTIIEGSAVPQRFIPQLVDLYRQGRFPADKLVKTYALEDINQAFEDSASGATVKPVIVY
- a CDS encoding DUF1996 domain-containing protein; translation: MHKPAWIILILGAALGALALGGCAATGASTAPGPTPPPTSPSVPDGSPTIHVDGTRDVDDAVLDAVQDTLALAEAEWGLGWNVDYYVIGADAAAAQAFLEGTYCPRGVEQGRYADVAACLERNPKEKVDVGTGAPRYVGLMEYHQYSLDPGSSAARTGEAPMHVFFHSLPPGLAGVDPDVPADDDLAVVLHEFWSTVQVEHTGETTEAAAQPKMGPVWFVEGAQEYMGQRLRSDLRAAGTLPDDVGNADLTYGFRDAMERVATRIDGNAACHDRRLTEFVAYGGECGFYGIDLGTWAMAYMHSLPGVADDAMTETLQPAVASDGWKAAFETTVGMTLAAFETRFHAFLDQPLEAQLAILPAASDPPAGGRPEGVVPADDVAERREDGTGAFRTHCLETHVAFDDPLVHPGEPGAAHEHVFLGNPDVDAFTTADTLLDAAETRCDGGTANRSGYWVPALYDADGDRMPYVEPLIYYKTGYHLDPATLVPPPAGLRMIAGNAMATAPQDTAVTKFRCSNWSTDAPQFDPGDPLDHVPTLPDCEVGDILEIRLVFPQCWDGEHLTSDDLQSHMAYPSEATAPVPGTGSCPASHPVAIPEISYNFEMFVTDETGPSSEWRFVTDPPGAAGGTTFHGDWMNGWNETVMTTLVERCLNDARDCDTGLLGDGTRLEPVPFD
- a CDS encoding response regulator transcription factor, with the translated sequence MIHVAIVDDHAVVRAGLEAVLARADDVRVAGVYADGAAFLDGLAQLERLDVVLLDVSMPGRDGFDVLRRLRERRVPPAVVLLTMHAARTHARHAHDLGAQGYLTKDASDVRIVHAVRTVAWGGTAFEDADLDEGAGGGASAGDPAGGRAPAPEGFAALSEQEMRVMRLTYLGLGTTEVARDLGLSPKTVSTYKTRIMAKLGVANLIELIRYAEAVGFRVD
- a CDS encoding S8 family peptidase, whose amino-acid sequence is MEGLGDPGDAEFVPGDVIVGYEEGASVQSLATLDVEGADLEMVRALSPIAAGVLRDPSLSEDETLAVVAELAARPGVRYAHPNYLYTAAATPNDPIYLDGRQWHYDAIGLPEAWDVTQGSDGINVGIVDSGIVYLEGEPSVSHPDLAGKVHPGYDFVSDVRSSGDGNGRDPLPYDWSPDSSHGTHVAGTVAAATDNGRGVAGVDWNARIVPVRVMGANGFGNIVDIVDGTLWAAGLSVSGVPDNENPAHVLNLSLGGGPACPGLSQDAFDAIRSASPNQAVVVVAAGNEAQDARNVSPASCRNVITVGATGYDDTRAPYSNYGARIDVMAPGGDVSRDLDRNGFPDGVMSTDFGPGRTAEGYEYSQGTSMAAPHVAGVVSLMKGLDPELSFDEALFALTGTAEPLAPGACAPYADAACGAGLVNAPSALRAVRDGAIPTPEVGTLSFEPATIDLGAFDGVRAVTLRNGGSTALTWEARRFFASPDNPADLLDFTIEMDRLQGQVPAGGTQRVQLSVNRNLVTVPGYYEFAVEFVANGEAVFLPGSFLTSDASAPTLTGPMVVAAFLDTGGDEPEVSGSQEDPGVLTRYRFDVKPGDNTVIAWSDENGNVEIDEGDFLGTYPEIVPVGEGEVRTSIDLTLDPVVPTGVVGAAQGSPTDALKHVLEEMRSRD
- a CDS encoding DUF418 domain-containing protein; translated protein: MTSPSRDLAPDVLRGFALLGIIVVNVAFFATDVANGVTADALRTSADAAAAFLVHAFAQGKFYLVFAFLFGYATRYALRRGADAVPRWRGRSLALMVFGAAHAVLAFIGDILFVYGVLGLLLTPLLFRPPEVLRRRTRASFAVATVLLVGLVALLRLGEVQGADVATSVATPYGAAVQARDYLASIPPRATLWLQTLPFVLLLQGPLAFAAFLVGLRAARTHLLAGRGEAVAVRRWLVWGFGVGLPLQLASAGVWLANETSAGRLESVALGSTFAGFLTAPLLSAGYVAAVVALLRTRPAWVAWWAPAGRMALTTYLSQSVVLSLLFSGWGAGLYGRTPYAAAVAISVGVAVGLSLAAAALGRVTAKGPMERALGILARRLAFGRPAPTP